TTCATCCTGTTCACCTCCATTAGTCACAATTAAGCACCGGCGTTTATCCGGCGCTTAGTTCTATTGCTTAAATATTTATCCACGATAGGTGCTTACTTCTTTGATGATGGCATCAACATCCAGCACCATTTCCATCATGCTGACTTGATCTTCGTAGACTTGAGCGTCAACTTCATCTTTTAATTCAAAAATATGGTAAGCTTTGAGTCCCAACGAGACTCCTGCTAATGGACCCGCAAAAGTGGGATCGCCTTGGGATACGGTTTCGGCGGCGAGACCAGCAGCTTCAGCTTCTGCTCCCCCTAAAACAACGATTAAATCCTCTTTACCGTATTTCTCCGCAAGTTCTTTAATGCGAGCCTGATTTTCCAGGTCCATTGCGCCGGCGGCAGTTCAGACAAAGCATTCTGTAGTCGAGAACACTACTTCAGCGCCGGCAGACTTGACGCACTCTTCGATAGCCGGACCGGGCACGCCGTCACGGTCACCGAGAATGGCAACTTTTTTGCCTTTCAGCATTTCTTTTGCTCCTTTCTAGGTTTAGTGTTTATTAGTTAGTTTAGCTGTT
This region of Zhaonella formicivorans genomic DNA includes:
- the grdA gene encoding glycine/sarcosine/betaine reductase complex selenoprotein A, whose amino-acid sequence is MLKGKKVAILGDRDGVPGPAIEECVKSAGAEVVFSTTECFVUTAAGAMDLENQARIKELAEKYGKEDLIVVLGGAEAEAAGLAAETVSQGDPTFAGPLAGVSLGLKAYHIFELKDEVDAQVYEDQVSMMEMVLDVDAIIKEVSTYRG